Below is a genomic region from Planctomycetota bacterium.
AACTTGACCGCCTCCGCGGTGTACCGTTCGGTGAGCGTCGCCTGGTCCGTGGGGTGCTCGATCACCTTCTCGTCGCGCAGCAACACGGCGCCCTTGCCCCCGTCGGGGGTCGGCGTCGGCATGTCGTTCGAGTACGGGATGCCGTAGTACGCGTCGAAGCCGTGGCGCGTGGGCAGGAACTCCGGGTGGTGACCCAGGTGCCACTTGCCGATGCACATCGTGGCATAGCCCTGGTCCTTGAGCACCCTGGCCACGGTGATCTCGCTGGGGTTGAGGCCCGTCTTCGACGAGGGGAAGAGCACGTGCCGGTGGAGGCCGACGCGCTTCGGGTAGCACCCCGTCATGAGGGCGGCACGCGTGGGGGTGCAGACGGGCTCGCCGGTGTAGAAGGCGTTGAACCGGATGCCCTCGGCGGCCATGCGGTCGAGGTTGGGCGTGGCGATCTTGTCCGAGCCGTAGCAGCCGAGGTCGGCGTAGCCGAGGTCGTCGGCGAGGAGAAAGACGAAGTTGGGCGGCCTCGGACCGGCGGCCCGCAGGACCGCGGCAGGCATTGCGGCGGCCGCTGCCGCACCGCCCACGAGACGCAGGAAGTCCCGGCGCCTGAGCGCCGGGCCCGTCCTGTCCCAAGGCTCTTGTGCCTTCATCAGGGTCTCCTCTTCTCGCCATGTGCCGAACCGCGCGACGAGGGCCGCCAGCCGCCCCCGCTGCCACGGGTCAGCCTCCGATCTGGCCGATGAGGATGAGCATGAAGACGAGCGTGAAGATGCCGACCGTCTCCGCGATGCCGAGGGCGATGAGAACGAAGGCGAACCCTTTGCCGTCGGAGTCGGAGAGCATTCGGCACCCTGCGGCGCCGATAAGGCCCTGGACCCAGGCCGAGACCATTTCGCCGATGCCGGTCGCGAGGCCGATGGCGAACAGGATGCCGCCGTTCGTGGCGGCCTGGGCCAGGTGCGGCGCCATCTGGGTCATCACGATGAAGCCGTACACGGTCTGCGTGATGGGCGCGGCCACGCAGATGATGTAGATGAACCGGAGGGGTTTGCTGGCCTTGGCGTCCTTGGCCCAGGCGCCGGCGGCCGACATGCCGGCCGCCCCGGCGCCGATCGAACTGCCCAGGGCCGCCATGCCCACCGCCAGACCCATGCCCAACTGTCCGAGGAAGACGTTCGCGTCCATTCTTAGTTCTCCTTAGCAAGCCGCTTGGAAAAGGGTTCGTAGGGGTAACCGCTCCACTGCATCCCAAGGTTATTCGAGAACTCCAGCATGTTCAGCCGCACGCCGTGCGCGAAAAGCGAGATGATCGACAAGGCCACGTTCAGCGCGTGTCCGGCCATCAGGACCGGAATCATGGCGAACCAGGGCAGGCGGCTGCCCATGTCGTTGAACGCCATAGCCAGGGTGCTGCCGGCCAGGCCGATGGCCATCAGACGCACGTAACTGACCGTGTCGCCGAACGTCCCGATGGCCGACAGGGGAAATTTCGCCAGCCCCAGGCCGACCATCTTCAGGGGGTTTCGGCTGGGGGCGGCAAAGAAAATTGCCAGCGCCCCGCCGACCAGGAGCAGATAAGGATACACGTTCCCGTCGAGGAATTGGGCGATGGTCGGCGGCTGCTT
It encodes:
- a CDS encoding V-type ATP synthase subunit K (produces ATP from ADP in the presence of a proton gradient across the membrane; the K subunit is a nonenzymatic component which binds the dimeric form by interacting with the G and E subunits), with the protein product MDANVFLGQLGMGLAVGMAALGSSIGAGAAGMSAAGAWAKDAKASKPLRFIYIICVAAPITQTVYGFIVMTQMAPHLAQAATNGGILFAIGLATGIGEMVSAWVQGLIGAAGCRMLSDSDGKGFAFVLIALGIAETVGIFTLVFMLILIGQIGG